Proteins from a single region of Primulina tabacum isolate GXHZ01 chromosome 5, ASM2559414v2, whole genome shotgun sequence:
- the LOC142545578 gene encoding uncharacterized protein LOC142545578, with amino-acid sequence MLDSCFCSWISHFLACMGKCIGCCVKSLTTIADESSKGLKIQGQAVNKPVISDGFWSTSTYDLDISTFPSQKSLSSISVSAQSLSQSSGIGSSGNSEFVNHGLTLWNQSRLLWVGTQKSQRQGKVREAVLSWNTTYEGLLGTSKRFSQPVPLPEMVDFLVDIWDEERLCD; translated from the exons ATGCTTGACAGTTGTTTCTGTTCTTGGATCAGTCATTTCCTAGCTTGTATGGG AAAATGTATTGGTTGCTGTGTTAAATCCCTAACGACTATTGCGGATGAGTCATCAAAAGGACTAAAAATTCAAGGACAGGCAGTGAATAAACCAGTCATTTCAGATGGCTTCTGGAGCACGAGCACATATGACTTGGATATCAGCACATTTCCATCCCAGAAAAGCTTGTCATCGATCAGTGTATCAGCTCAGAGCCTCAGCCAATCCAGTGGCATTGGAAGCTCCGGCAATTCTGAATTCGTAAATCATG GTCTTACGCTCTGGAACCAAAGCAGGCTTCTATGGGTTGGCACTCAAAAGTCTCAGCGCCAAGGAAAAGTTAGGGAGGCAGTATTGAG TTGGAACACGACTTATGAAGGCCTGTTGGGGACTAGCAAAAGGTTTTCTCAGCCTGTTCCTCTCCCT GAAATGGTCGATTTTCTTGTGGACATATGGGACGAAGAAAGGTTATGTGATTGA